A single window of Streptomyces sp. NBC_00464 DNA harbors:
- a CDS encoding helix-turn-helix domain-containing protein — translation MSVDGVGTEQVGGGADEPGWDVDPDDESGVAVVAAVGRQIRAWREAAGMRACEFGAAIGYGEDLVRKVEGGRRIPRPEFLDRSDEVLGAGGKIAAMKRDVAAVRYPKKVRDLASVEARAVELAAYVAHGLHGLLQTPGHARALFEARQPPYSQDEVERMVAGRMARQAIFDRTPSPALSFVQEESVLRRPIGGMLEWRRQLERLLEIGKLRNVILQVMPTHREAHPGMDGDIDVLKFKDGSAVGRSHGAFNGRRVTDAKQLRILELRYGVIRAEALTTRETLTLIEQVLGET, via the coding sequence ATGAGTGTGGACGGGGTCGGTACGGAGCAGGTCGGCGGCGGGGCGGACGAGCCCGGCTGGGACGTCGATCCCGATGACGAGTCGGGCGTTGCGGTGGTTGCGGCCGTGGGGCGCCAGATCAGGGCGTGGCGGGAGGCGGCCGGGATGCGGGCTTGTGAGTTCGGGGCCGCGATCGGGTACGGGGAGGACCTGGTCCGCAAGGTGGAGGGCGGGCGGAGGATTCCCCGGCCGGAGTTCCTTGACCGGTCGGACGAGGTGCTGGGCGCGGGCGGCAAGATCGCCGCGATGAAGCGGGATGTGGCGGCGGTTCGGTACCCGAAGAAGGTGCGGGACCTGGCGAGCGTGGAGGCCAGGGCGGTTGAGCTTGCGGCCTATGTGGCGCACGGCCTGCATGGGCTGTTGCAGACCCCTGGCCATGCGCGGGCCCTGTTCGAGGCCCGGCAGCCTCCGTACTCGCAGGACGAGGTGGAACGGATGGTGGCTGGGCGCATGGCCCGGCAAGCGATCTTCGATCGGACGCCTTCACCGGCTCTCAGTTTCGTCCAGGAGGAGTCGGTACTCAGGCGGCCCATCGGAGGAATGCTGGAGTGGCGACGGCAGCTTGAACGGCTGCTGGAGATCGGTAAGTTGCGCAATGTCATCCTCCAGGTGATGCCTACGCACAGAGAGGCGCACCCCGGGATGGACGGTGACATCGACGTGCTGAAGTTCAAGGACGGTTCGGCGGTGGGGCGTTCGCACGGGGCGTTCAACGGGCGCCGGGTGACCGACGCGAAGCAACTCCGTATCCTCGAACTGCGGTATGGCGTGATCCGGGCCGAGGCTCTCACGACCCGGGAGACTCTGACCCTCATTGAGCAAGTGTTGGGAGAGACATGA
- a CDS encoding arylsulfotransferase family protein, translating into MTQLISDPPPAGDEADCFVYSPASSYPTPYARLVDRKGAEIHTWSHTAAQFPESDNPPSFLRGWSHVEVDPDGCLFAMVPLRALIKLAPDSTLLWQADIPAHHDLALLPGGGILALAGSPRRIVGDGFASTVLDNTIAELDADGGLIGEVSLYDILATEPALAAMIRGKILARQGAFIRACGAPSGEVGRLFETGSFSGPVTRAIAQLRQLRGSPCDILHTNTLEVLPAHPAGLWARGAVLVSMRDLDLIAVVDPNALRVLWWWGPGEVSGQHQPSMLPNGNLLVLDNGSDVGRSRVLEVDPRTHAIVWEYGTRADERFFTEVAGGCERLPNGNILVSDALSGRAFEVTPTRRTVWHWQTRKEAGSSDTGRATFYRLSRVSGRAAARLLQADRKPGVKPPAPPLTAR; encoded by the coding sequence GTGACGCAGCTGATCAGCGACCCGCCTCCGGCCGGTGACGAGGCGGACTGTTTCGTCTACTCCCCGGCCTCTTCCTACCCCACCCCTTACGCCAGGCTTGTCGACCGCAAGGGTGCCGAGATACACACCTGGAGCCATACGGCCGCCCAGTTCCCGGAGTCGGACAACCCGCCGAGTTTCCTTCGGGGCTGGAGCCACGTCGAGGTGGACCCCGATGGCTGCCTGTTCGCGATGGTGCCGCTGCGGGCGCTGATCAAGCTCGCACCGGACTCCACGTTGCTGTGGCAGGCCGACATCCCCGCCCATCATGATCTGGCTCTGCTGCCCGGCGGCGGGATCCTGGCGCTGGCCGGGTCACCTCGTCGGATCGTCGGGGACGGGTTCGCTTCCACGGTGCTGGACAACACGATCGCCGAACTCGACGCGGACGGCGGCCTGATCGGGGAGGTGTCGCTCTACGACATCCTGGCCACCGAACCCGCCCTCGCCGCCATGATCCGCGGGAAGATCCTCGCGCGGCAGGGCGCGTTCATCCGGGCCTGCGGAGCACCGTCCGGAGAGGTCGGCCGGCTCTTCGAGACGGGCTCCTTCAGCGGTCCGGTCACTCGCGCGATCGCGCAGTTGCGGCAGCTTCGAGGCTCGCCCTGCGACATCCTCCACACCAACACCCTGGAGGTCCTGCCCGCGCATCCGGCAGGACTGTGGGCGCGTGGTGCCGTGCTGGTCTCGATGCGGGACCTCGACCTGATAGCCGTGGTCGATCCGAACGCCCTCCGGGTTCTCTGGTGGTGGGGCCCGGGTGAGGTGTCAGGGCAACACCAGCCCTCGATGTTGCCCAACGGGAATCTGTTGGTCCTCGACAACGGCAGCGACGTCGGACGTTCTCGTGTGCTGGAGGTGGATCCAAGGACCCACGCGATCGTATGGGAGTACGGAACTCGCGCCGATGAACGATTCTTCACCGAGGTGGCAGGCGGTTGTGAACGGCTCCCGAACGGCAACATCCTGGTCTCCGACGCCCTCTCGGGCCGGGCGTTCGAGGTCACACCCACGAGGCGCACCGTCTGGCACTGGCAGACCCGGAAGGAAGCCGGATCGTCCGACACCGGCCGCGCTACGTTCTACCGTCTCTCCCGCGTCTCCGGCCGGGCGGCGGCGAGGCTCCTTCAGGCTGACCGGAAGCCCGGCGTAAAGCCACCTGCGCCGCCCCTGACGGCCCGGTGA
- a CDS encoding HEAT repeat domain-containing protein, which produces MTAQDARAQRLARLSAQVDWPKVADLYTGERYGPEVMEALWAADRVTADRTCMDLRFAAIGDGSSVSGAAAEILPFLVEAARDPDVTVRFEILQTIADIAGTGNTAPTAKVDRILEGRWRPTVDARWPAAWERAAEELLPLLDDRDYVIRGSAVRALAQSAAHADALIADFRTRFDDEPDPWSAGCLVLGVGELARHATRRRGEALAWLRHRMTVEGKGPEPDIVEDVDAWLAWDEEIRHDVRLQAVEALCRALPEHADPLYAPVTLAALLASSASTAYPPAECFSPRIDVIAEADRRLGADLPGRLTLAHALLRHDGTDERAGGLRIAASLMSRWRSAVPALLPAVAELVGDARPENRVFALRVLAMCGAAARPWADLVATHLTPAGEPDELTREHAAWALSRMGDDRCVPYLLELLRTRGDFTHRPTGSIDRPWNRSDLSLAEALAPFAPLPEDPAAGEQIPHDHRSDAMAVVRRLCRLPTDPAQVTPHLRAILDADERSVRHDDWRSVRDDEDLCAAARAVLDAG; this is translated from the coding sequence ATGACCGCACAGGACGCGCGAGCACAGCGGCTGGCACGGCTCTCCGCGCAGGTCGACTGGCCGAAGGTGGCCGATCTCTACACCGGCGAGCGGTACGGCCCCGAGGTGATGGAAGCGCTCTGGGCGGCCGACCGCGTCACGGCCGACAGGACCTGTATGGATCTGCGCTTCGCGGCCATCGGCGACGGCAGCTCGGTGAGCGGGGCGGCCGCCGAGATACTGCCGTTCCTCGTCGAGGCGGCACGGGATCCGGACGTGACGGTGCGCTTCGAGATCCTGCAGACGATCGCCGACATCGCCGGCACGGGCAACACCGCCCCGACCGCGAAAGTCGACCGGATCCTCGAAGGCAGGTGGCGGCCCACCGTCGACGCGAGGTGGCCGGCCGCCTGGGAGCGAGCCGCCGAGGAGCTGCTGCCGCTGCTCGACGACAGGGACTACGTCATCCGGGGCAGCGCGGTCCGTGCGCTCGCGCAGTCCGCGGCCCACGCGGACGCCCTGATCGCCGACTTCCGTACACGCTTCGACGACGAGCCGGACCCCTGGTCGGCCGGGTGCCTCGTCCTGGGCGTCGGCGAGCTCGCCCGCCACGCCACCCGGCGACGCGGCGAGGCCCTCGCGTGGCTGCGGCACCGTATGACCGTCGAGGGCAAGGGACCGGAACCCGACATCGTCGAGGACGTCGACGCCTGGCTCGCGTGGGACGAGGAGATCCGCCACGATGTCCGGCTCCAGGCGGTGGAGGCCTTGTGCCGCGCCCTGCCCGAGCACGCCGATCCCCTCTACGCCCCCGTCACCCTCGCCGCGCTGCTCGCCTCCTCGGCCTCGACGGCCTACCCGCCCGCGGAGTGCTTCTCCCCGCGCATCGACGTCATCGCCGAGGCCGACCGGCGACTCGGAGCCGACCTGCCCGGACGGCTCACCCTCGCGCACGCGCTGCTGCGCCACGACGGCACCGATGAGCGCGCGGGTGGCCTCAGGATCGCCGCGTCCCTGATGTCCCGATGGCGCTCCGCCGTACCCGCACTCCTGCCGGCCGTGGCCGAGCTCGTGGGTGATGCCCGTCCGGAGAACCGTGTCTTCGCCCTGCGCGTCCTCGCCATGTGCGGAGCCGCCGCACGCCCTTGGGCCGACCTCGTCGCCACGCATCTCACCCCGGCCGGCGAACCCGACGAGCTCACACGGGAGCACGCCGCGTGGGCGCTGAGCCGGATGGGCGACGACCGCTGCGTCCCGTACCTCCTCGAACTGCTCCGCACCCGCGGCGATTTCACCCACCGCCCCACGGGTTCGATCGACCGTCCCTGGAACCGCAGCGACCTCAGCCTCGCCGAGGCGCTCGCCCCCTTCGCCCCACTGCCCGAAGATCCGGCGGCGGGGGAACAGATCCCGCACGACCACCGCTCCGACGCGATGGCCGTCGTCCGGAGGCTGTGCCGGCTCCCCACGGACCCCGCGCAGGTCACACCGCACCTGCGCGCCATCCTCGACGCCGACGAACGCTCCGTACGCCACGACGACTGGCGTTCCGTCCGCGACGACGAGGACCTGTGTGCGGCGGCCCGTGCGGTCCTGGACGCCGGCTGA
- a CDS encoding GNAT family N-acetyltransferase produces MRTPTTQAWALRPATPEDLEAIVELRAVVMRPDLVRLGRYDEHRVRQRLRDSYLPEHTSVIVVEGRFAGSVTLRPHQDGHWLESFFIDEKVQGRGIGSAVLSALLARTDSEGVPVRLDVLQGSAARRLYERHGFVLEREDPVDVFMVRAPRA; encoded by the coding sequence ATGCGCACACCGACCACTCAGGCCTGGGCCCTGCGCCCCGCCACCCCCGAGGACCTCGAAGCCATAGTCGAACTCCGGGCCGTCGTGATGCGCCCGGACCTGGTCCGTCTCGGCCGCTACGACGAACACCGGGTGCGCCAGCGGCTGCGGGACTCGTACCTGCCCGAGCACACCTCGGTGATCGTCGTCGAAGGCCGCTTCGCCGGCAGCGTCACCCTCCGCCCCCACCAGGACGGGCACTGGCTGGAGAGCTTCTTCATCGACGAGAAGGTCCAGGGGCGGGGCATCGGCTCGGCCGTGCTGAGCGCCCTGCTGGCCCGTACGGACTCCGAAGGCGTGCCGGTACGCCTCGACGTGCTCCAGGGCAGCGCGGCCCGGCGGCTCTACGAGCGGCACGGGTTCGTCCTGGAGCGCGAGGACCCCGTCGACGTGTTCATGGTGCGGGCGCCCCGCGCCTGA
- a CDS encoding helix-turn-helix domain-containing protein produces the protein MDTPQVIAPPCAQPGSPGTSGPPDVTPTSGVIHVNTRHVSGFVIIGNHLAQHRELSLIAIGLAVHIQSLPAGAKVGIKVLTDRFPESEARITAALHELEAEGYLHRSRVRLPSGRVVTRTLSYNQPGATAPAPQRERREPRRQVPTAPEPAPAPAPAPPPPPVAEPAAPPLPAPVHVPAPTAPRKQPPPLPQPHTPTPELLRTAEAVLTDLRRHAPQLTLKEEDIPALVPGIAAWLERDVHPDTIRHALTDQLPIPVKHPAKFVRSRITALLPPPLPGTADLTPPPRPKPLTIPLQNCDTCDRAFRATHPGHCRGCRSDTHAATYAL, from the coding sequence ATGGATACCCCGCAGGTTATCGCGCCCCCGTGCGCCCAGCCCGGCTCCCCCGGCACATCCGGACCCCCTGACGTCACGCCGACCTCCGGCGTCATCCACGTCAACACCCGCCACGTGTCCGGCTTCGTGATCATCGGCAACCACCTCGCCCAGCACCGCGAGCTCTCTCTCATCGCGATCGGCCTCGCCGTCCACATCCAGTCGCTGCCCGCCGGAGCCAAAGTCGGCATCAAGGTCCTCACCGACCGCTTCCCCGAGAGCGAAGCCCGCATCACCGCCGCCCTCCACGAACTCGAAGCCGAGGGCTACCTCCACCGCAGCCGCGTACGACTCCCCAGCGGCCGCGTCGTCACCCGCACCCTCTCGTACAACCAGCCAGGCGCCACCGCCCCCGCTCCACAACGAGAACGACGAGAACCCCGACGGCAGGTGCCCACCGCGCCTGAGCCCGCACCCGCACCCGCACCCGCACCACCCCCTCCCCCCGTAGCGGAACCCGCCGCACCGCCGCTCCCCGCACCCGTCCACGTACCGGCTCCAACGGCGCCCAGGAAGCAGCCCCCGCCGCTCCCCCAGCCCCACACACCCACCCCGGAACTACTCCGAACCGCCGAAGCCGTCCTCACCGACCTCCGCCGCCACGCACCCCAACTCACCCTCAAGGAAGAAGACATCCCCGCCCTCGTTCCCGGCATCGCCGCCTGGCTCGAACGCGACGTTCACCCCGACACCATCCGCCACGCCCTCACCGACCAACTCCCCATCCCCGTCAAACACCCCGCGAAGTTCGTCCGCAGCCGCATCACCGCCCTCCTGCCACCCCCACTCCCCGGCACCGCAGACCTCACCCCACCGCCCCGCCCCAAACCCCTCACCATCCCGCTCCAGAACTGCGACACCTGCGACCGCGCCTTCCGCGCCACCCACCCCGGCCACTGCCGCGGCTGCCGAAGCGACACACACGCAGCCACCTACGCCCTCTGA
- a CDS encoding TauD/TfdA dioxygenase family protein codes for MAEALDRGIGVRRLAGRIGAVLDGVDLAVPLTGSAITSIRAALLRHKVVFFRGQRLGHAEHIAFGRCLGELTRRPGRKHGVHPDGYPEILTVDPDVEDTRHGRRFEERFRPKALAPHSGWHVDLAAAANPPAISVLRAEAVPPYGGDTQWTSLVAAYQGLAEPLRALADGLRAEHTLHAATRLLLSDKEDVEILRRLTEDTLLAVHPVVRVHPETGERALFTPPASVTHLLGLLPWESHHLLELFHGHIGRPEYTVRWQWAPGDVAVWDNRAVAHLQPADLDDSEHRRTLYRVTVLGDRPVGPDGFTSEALRGEPLAAYDAR; via the coding sequence ATGGCGGAAGCACTGGATCGCGGCATCGGCGTTCGGCGGCTCGCGGGCCGTATCGGCGCCGTGCTCGACGGAGTCGACCTCGCAGTGCCCCTGACCGGCTCGGCCATCACCTCGATCCGCGCCGCTCTGTTGCGCCACAAGGTGGTCTTCTTCCGCGGCCAGCGGCTCGGTCACGCCGAGCACATCGCCTTCGGCCGCTGTCTCGGCGAACTGACCCGGCGACCGGGCCGCAAGCACGGTGTGCACCCGGACGGGTATCCCGAGATCCTCACCGTCGATCCGGACGTCGAGGACACCCGCCATGGGCGGCGGTTCGAGGAGCGCTTCCGCCCGAAGGCGCTGGCTCCCCACTCCGGCTGGCACGTCGACCTCGCCGCCGCCGCCAACCCGCCCGCCATCTCCGTCCTGCGCGCCGAGGCCGTCCCCCCGTACGGCGGCGACACCCAGTGGACCAGCCTGGTCGCCGCCTACCAGGGCCTGGCCGAGCCGCTGCGTGCGCTCGCCGACGGGCTGCGCGCCGAACACACCCTGCACGCCGCCACTCGACTGCTGCTCTCCGACAAGGAGGACGTCGAGATTCTGCGCCGGCTCACCGAGGACACCCTGCTCGCCGTGCACCCGGTGGTGCGCGTCCATCCCGAGACCGGTGAGCGGGCCCTGTTCACACCGCCCGCGTCCGTCACCCACCTGCTCGGCCTCCTGCCCTGGGAGAGCCACCACCTGCTTGAGCTCTTCCACGGGCACATCGGCCGCCCCGAGTACACCGTGCGCTGGCAGTGGGCACCCGGAGACGTCGCGGTCTGGGACAACCGCGCCGTCGCCCACCTCCAGCCGGCCGACCTCGACGACAGCGAACACCGCCGCACCCTCTATCGGGTGACCGTGCTCGGCGACCGCCCGGTCGGCCCGGACGGATTCACCTCCGAGGCCCTTCGCGGCGAACCCCTCGCCGCGTACGACGCCCGTTGA
- a CDS encoding ATP-binding protein has product MNQQTATPQLHSTERTFTVLLSPTRRGARLARLLAVAHLDLWGLPSEAAAHIVAELATNATVHGRVTGRDFQLRLSVHADDRLRIEVTDTRDDRLPVVAAPDHLAESGRGLLIVEALADRWGITPGPVPRKTVWAELDLVL; this is encoded by the coding sequence GTGAACCAACAAACCGCCACCCCCCAACTCCACTCCACAGAACGCACATTCACCGTTCTGCTCTCCCCCACCCGCCGGGGCGCCCGACTGGCCCGCCTTCTCGCCGTAGCCCATCTCGATCTCTGGGGCCTGCCCTCCGAGGCGGCCGCGCACATCGTCGCGGAGCTCGCCACCAACGCCACGGTCCACGGCCGGGTAACGGGCCGGGACTTCCAACTGCGCCTCAGCGTCCATGCGGACGACCGCCTGCGGATCGAGGTCACCGACACCCGGGACGATCGCCTGCCCGTGGTGGCGGCCCCCGACCACCTTGCGGAGAGCGGGCGCGGCCTGCTCATCGTGGAGGCGCTCGCCGACCGCTGGGGCATCACTCCGGGCCCGGTCCCGCGTAAGACGGTGTGGGCGGAACTCGACCTCGTACTGTGA
- a CDS encoding DUF6301 family protein encodes MSDTEVVELAARLRSLDCTWELGATPSSRRSAQFTRQALMIRPRWELLDTGFKRPGRGSSRSRRAQDEGMVERVRLRLTDYAAEWALSQDAFARMAAALHTSLGTPTDRRPGSPAAVHWAGSDTTLVLEHTGDSVYLELVTNKRLSLDEELLRMDEEGLL; translated from the coding sequence TTGAGTGATACCGAGGTCGTCGAACTTGCCGCACGGTTGCGGTCGTTGGACTGTACGTGGGAGCTGGGGGCCACGCCGAGCTCCAGACGGTCCGCACAGTTCACGCGTCAGGCGCTGATGATCCGGCCGCGTTGGGAACTCCTCGACACCGGGTTCAAGCGGCCCGGGCGTGGCTCGTCCCGCAGCAGACGAGCCCAGGACGAGGGGATGGTCGAACGCGTGCGCCTGCGTCTGACCGACTACGCGGCCGAATGGGCCCTGTCCCAGGACGCGTTCGCGAGGATGGCCGCCGCGCTGCACACGTCGTTGGGCACGCCGACGGACCGCAGGCCAGGCTCCCCTGCCGCGGTTCACTGGGCCGGTTCCGACACCACCCTGGTCCTCGAACACACGGGAGATTCGGTGTACTTGGAACTGGTGACCAACAAAAGGCTCTCCCTCGACGAGGAACTCCTGCGGATGGACGAGGAAGGACTGCTGTGA
- a CDS encoding SGNH/GDSL hydrolase family protein, protein MTFGDRNPSPERGRRQVAPDAVTEQVHTTGRVKDLGKTLQFSWPGVYFEGRFRGTGLGVVLDCAAADYDVQVDGVTVATLVTPGDTTHWINGLRDGEHTVRVVKRNETPGDISTFGGFVATPGGAVLSKPAPRDRQIEFIGDSITVGYGNVSGTRDCDPEQLKRTTNTDVSHGALTARQLDADYQINGFSGLGMVRNVAGITPDVTYRTYYDRALLNVDGDVWQNPGTWRPQIVVVNLGSNDFTDLTPGEPWTHDSLAAAYRTAYDEFLRELRTRYGAGTTLVAVGFDRNDEHVRQVVEARNDAGDSAVHYWFLDQSGLDFLGCDQHTSARDDQLIAGRLARFLSSLPTKW, encoded by the coding sequence ATGACTTTCGGAGACAGGAACCCGAGCCCGGAGCGCGGGAGGCGCCAGGTGGCGCCCGACGCGGTGACGGAGCAGGTGCACACCACAGGGAGGGTCAAGGACCTGGGGAAGACGTTGCAGTTCAGCTGGCCCGGGGTGTATTTCGAGGGCCGCTTCCGCGGGACCGGCCTCGGCGTGGTGCTCGACTGCGCGGCCGCCGACTACGACGTCCAGGTCGACGGGGTCACCGTCGCCACCCTGGTCACCCCCGGCGACACCACGCACTGGATCAACGGCCTGCGGGACGGCGAGCACACGGTCCGGGTCGTGAAACGCAACGAGACCCCGGGGGACATCAGCACGTTCGGAGGCTTCGTCGCCACGCCAGGGGGTGCCGTGCTGAGCAAACCGGCACCCCGGGACCGCCAGATCGAGTTCATCGGGGACTCCATCACGGTGGGCTACGGCAATGTGTCGGGCACCCGCGACTGCGATCCGGAGCAACTCAAGCGGACCACCAACACCGACGTGAGCCACGGCGCCCTCACCGCCCGGCAACTGGACGCCGACTACCAGATCAACGGCTTCTCCGGCCTCGGCATGGTGCGCAACGTCGCCGGCATCACCCCGGACGTCACGTACCGGACCTACTACGACCGCGCCCTGTTGAACGTGGACGGCGACGTCTGGCAGAACCCGGGGACGTGGCGCCCCCAGATCGTGGTGGTCAACCTCGGCTCCAACGACTTCACCGACCTCACCCCCGGTGAACCGTGGACGCACGACAGCCTCGCGGCCGCCTACCGCACCGCCTACGACGAGTTCCTCCGCGAACTGCGGACGCGCTACGGCGCCGGCACGACCCTCGTGGCCGTCGGCTTCGACCGAAACGACGAGCACGTGCGGCAGGTGGTCGAGGCGCGCAACGACGCCGGCGACAGTGCTGTCCACTACTGGTTCCTGGATCAGTCGGGCCTGGACTTCCTCGGATGTGACCAGCACACCTCGGCCCGCGACGATCAATTGATCGCCGGCCGGCTTGCTCGGTTCCTCAGCAGCCTGCCGACGAAATGGTGA
- a CDS encoding GNAT family N-acetyltransferase — protein sequence MAAADTADESFHPIAAFADGRCVGASGTISFEVTVPGGGTVSMAGVTSTGVIATHRRRGCLRRMMQAMFDAALERGEPLAMLSASEGSIYGRFGFSPATYRTRWELARHEAALLPSAPDLGSLELIGAADAQKAWPRVHADVRAHRVGELSPLPGRWDGLSDEADGTNGPLRFLVHRDQRGDVDGIANFRLPWSPTADRAGTLVVEALEAMNPVAYRALWGLLIDFDLTKTVVAPARPRDEPLRWMLANPRAMRVTRQTDNLWARLLDVPRALTQRAYLTPGTLRFTIDDDRMCPENNGTWQLRADDAAVTCMPTDEPADLIVALAALSTLYFGGMSAHDLAYAGHLTQHTEGASGQLARMFRADSEPHNSFGF from the coding sequence CTGGCCGCAGCCGACACTGCGGACGAGTCCTTCCACCCGATCGCGGCGTTCGCCGACGGCAGGTGCGTCGGTGCGTCGGGGACCATCTCCTTCGAGGTGACGGTCCCCGGCGGAGGGACGGTCAGCATGGCCGGCGTCACCTCCACCGGGGTGATCGCGACGCATCGCCGGCGCGGTTGCCTGCGGCGGATGATGCAGGCCATGTTCGATGCGGCTCTGGAGCGGGGCGAGCCGTTGGCGATGCTCAGCGCGAGCGAGGGCAGCATCTACGGACGGTTCGGGTTCTCGCCCGCGACCTACCGCACCCGGTGGGAGCTGGCGCGTCACGAAGCGGCCCTACTTCCGTCAGCGCCGGATCTCGGGTCGCTGGAGCTGATCGGCGCTGCGGACGCGCAGAAGGCCTGGCCCCGGGTGCATGCGGACGTTCGGGCACACCGCGTCGGGGAGCTCAGTCCGCTCCCCGGGCGATGGGACGGACTGTCCGACGAAGCGGACGGTACGAACGGACCGCTGCGCTTCCTCGTCCACCGAGACCAGCGCGGCGATGTGGACGGCATCGCCAACTTCCGACTGCCGTGGTCGCCGACCGCGGACCGGGCGGGAACGCTCGTGGTGGAAGCTCTGGAAGCGATGAACCCGGTGGCCTACCGCGCTCTGTGGGGGCTCCTCATCGACTTCGACCTCACCAAGACCGTCGTGGCGCCCGCCCGTCCGCGCGACGAACCCCTCCGATGGATGCTGGCGAACCCGCGGGCGATGCGCGTCACCCGCCAGACGGACAACCTCTGGGCGCGCCTTCTCGACGTCCCGCGCGCCCTGACGCAACGCGCGTACCTCACGCCCGGCACGCTGCGATTCACCATCGACGACGACCGGATGTGTCCGGAGAACAACGGGACATGGCAGCTCCGGGCAGACGATGCCGCGGTGACGTGCATGCCGACCGACGAGCCGGCAGACCTGATCGTCGCGCTCGCTGCGCTCAGCACGCTCTACTTCGGCGGCATGTCGGCGCACGACCTCGCGTATGCGGGCCACCTCACGCAGCACACCGAGGGCGCGAGCGGACAGCTTGCCCGGATGTTCCGGGCCGACTCCGAACCGCACAACTCCTTCGGCTTCTGA
- a CDS encoding hemerythrin domain-containing protein, translating to MCHYCGCREIPLIKEFIAEHESVTDAAGGALRALDSGDQGLAAELVARMGRELRAHWQGEEQGLFAVMSGNEEYAGYIDALVAEHRELAAFLDQVDLGRAEDVVRLREAVDELYHHIAKEEDGLFPASLTALSGDEWDLSMTAWRAAHPDARGNL from the coding sequence ATGTGCCACTACTGCGGCTGCCGTGAGATCCCGCTGATCAAGGAGTTCATCGCGGAGCACGAGTCCGTCACCGACGCGGCGGGCGGCGCCCTGCGCGCCCTGGACTCCGGTGACCAGGGCCTGGCCGCGGAGCTGGTGGCCCGGATGGGGCGGGAGCTGCGGGCCCATTGGCAGGGGGAGGAGCAGGGGCTCTTCGCGGTGATGAGCGGCAATGAGGAGTACGCCGGGTACATCGACGCGCTGGTGGCCGAACACCGTGAGCTCGCCGCGTTCCTCGACCAGGTCGATCTGGGGCGCGCCGAGGACGTCGTACGCCTGCGCGAGGCGGTCGACGAGCTGTACCACCACATCGCGAAGGAGGAGGACGGCCTGTTCCCGGCCTCGCTCACCGCGCTGTCCGGGGACGAGTGGGACCTCTCGATGACGGCATGGCGTGCGGCTCATCCGGACGCGCGCGGGAACCTCTGA
- a CDS encoding TY-Chap domain-containing protein has product MTGWDGFGQRLAEQLSTLGAGSVLIIREGGGTGRYAQFLQSDEGVEAELVGDHGLDPALRAGEEGSRLIVEAGWKPPQDTVYGHNWWAELPWPSPSGAYRKLAGMTVTGLRDGLRITGPEALVYEAWDGRRGNRDLVLPMLGLDPKT; this is encoded by the coding sequence GTGACGGGCTGGGACGGGTTCGGGCAGAGGCTCGCCGAGCAGCTGAGCACGCTGGGCGCCGGATCGGTGCTGATCATCCGCGAGGGCGGAGGGACGGGCCGGTACGCGCAGTTCCTGCAGAGCGACGAGGGGGTGGAGGCCGAACTGGTCGGTGATCACGGCCTCGACCCGGCGCTGCGCGCGGGAGAGGAGGGCTCCCGGCTGATCGTCGAGGCGGGCTGGAAGCCTCCCCAGGACACCGTCTACGGCCACAACTGGTGGGCCGAACTGCCCTGGCCGTCGCCTTCGGGCGCGTATCGAAAGCTGGCGGGAATGACGGTGACCGGCCTGCGCGACGGCCTGCGGATCACCGGCCCGGAGGCCCTGGTGTACGAGGCGTGGGACGGGCGCAGAGGCAATCGCGACCTCGTCCTGCCCATGCTGGGCCTCGACCCGAAAACCTGA